One genomic window of Cydia splendana chromosome 16, ilCydSple1.2, whole genome shotgun sequence includes the following:
- the LOC134798432 gene encoding enhancer of mRNA-decapping protein 3, with translation MAQWEGFSVSVRCGSPLGCYQGTILAADGASITLTKPFRNGFPYPKAQVTLKASDIKSLEIISGKTSGGTAHSTVPVVGKKRVPRATVGESLQEQAPAPPLPVVNKSKQARSKPIDIQAKNRNITHAGSYGASGSTPKTRMPGGDKARRKNEACFGSAALEAVDNDFDFEGNLALFDKEALWQQMRPDVVRVAAARDEMAAGGKLRHDQNVLRTTAPDTAPVTVPPALRGARDYVTDSGTRLPSVSAALRGRLWAGLRRTDDETQHTARALFARATADVALKLVGGTRRLDPRNAHQRPCCGAVAGGGPAAAAAVSAARLLRAHGVDTYVVPLDDTCPLVTSALSAYRLCGGRVLRPTDPRPAGDLLLLALHDPETSVQHPSTPQALEWASTSRGALVILEPGGDDSGLWDSVLLSARAVLVALLPPSLSAVAPRLLLANVAPPAQLFGAVGVAYRSPFGAASVLALHLADDDD, from the exons ATGGCGCAGTGGGAAGGTTTCAGCGTTTCGGTGCGCTGTGGGTCGCCGCTCGGCTGCTACCAGGGCACGATCCTCGCGGCTGATGGAGCGTCCATTACGCTTACCAAACCGTTTCGGAACGGATTCCCTTATCCTAAGGCACAGGTTACGTTAAA AGCTTCAGACATCAAATCCCTAGAGATTATCTCCGGCAAGACGTCAGGTGGTACAGCGCACAGCACTGTCCCAGTTGTAGGCAAGAAGCGAGTGCCACGGGCTACGGTTGGAGAGAGCTTACAAGAACAGGCTCCAGCACCACCACTCCCGGTTGTTAATAAGAGCAAGCAGGCGAGGAGCAAGCCTATTGATATACAGGCTAAGAATAGGAACATCACTCATGCTG GGAGCTATGGCGCCTCCGGCTCAACACCGAAGACTCGGATGCCAGGCGGTGACAAGGCGCGTCGTAAAAACGAAGCGTGCTTCGGCTCCGCTGCCTTGGAGGCCGTCGATAATGATTTTGACTTTGAGGGAAACTTAGCACTTTTTGATAAAGAg GCGCTCTGGCAACAAATGCGTCCCGACGTCGTTCGCGTAGCCGCCGCCCGCGACGAAATGGCCGCCGGCGGCAAACTGCGACACGACCAGAACGTGCTCCGAACAACCGCACCAGACACTGCCCCTGTCACCGTACCACCAGCGTTAAGAGGCGCTAGAGACTACGTCACTGATTCCGGGACGAGGTTACCCAGTGTGTCAGCGGCTTTAAGAGGAAGATTGTGGGCTGGATTGAGAAGGACGGATGATGAGACGCAGCATACGGCGAGGGCTTTGTTCGCGCGTGCGACTGCTGATGTAGCGTTGAAACTTGTCGGTGGGACTCGTAG ATTGGACCCGCGCAACGCGCACCAGCGGCCGTGCTGCGGCGCGGTGGCGGGCGGCgggccggccgccgccgccgccgtctcCGCGGCGCGCCTGCTGCGCGCGCACGGGGTCGACACCTACGTCGTACCGCTCGACG ACACTTGTCCATTAGTAACAAGCGCGCTATCCGCCTACCGCCTGTGCGGGGGCCGCGTACTGCGGCCCACGGACCCCCGCCCCGCGGGGGACCTTCTCCTACTAGCCCTGCACGACCCGGAGACGTCAGTACAGCACCCGAG CACTCCCCAAGCCCTCGAGTGGGCCTCCACGTCCCGCGGTGCCCTCGTCATCCTGGAGCCCGGCGGCGACGACTCCGGCCTCTGGGACTCCGTGCTGCTCTCCGCTCGCGCCGTCCTCGTCGCACTGCTACCGCCGTCTCTCTCTGCCGTCGCGCCGCGGCTGCTATTGGCTAACGTGGCGCCGCCTGCGCAGCTGTTTGGCGCGGTGGGCGTGGCTTATAGATCGCCGTTTGGCGCTGCGTCGGTGCTAGCGTTGCATttggctgatgatgatgattga